The Panicum virgatum strain AP13 chromosome 6K, P.virgatum_v5, whole genome shotgun sequence nucleotide sequence GTTGGCTTCTGCTCGAAGAGGGAGGAAAGAAGGGGCTTGTTGGATCGAGACATGGGCCTATCGACACAGGCAAAGCGTAGCCCAAACCCGCCCAAAGGCCCAGCCCAGACCAGCAGACTGGTCCCGCcttctgaaaaagaaaaaagaaaaaaaaaactcccgcCTTCCCTCTGCTCCCGCCCTCCGCTTCAAGGGAGCTGCCGCAGCCGACCACGACGGCGACGAGATGCCGGTCGAGATGCCCCGGGGCCTGCCGTTCGCGGTGGACACCTGGACCCCGGCGTCGGCGCTCAAGCGCCACCGCTTCCTCACGCACGCCCACCGCGACCACCTCGCCGGcatcgccgccacctccgccgtctccgcctcctcccccgtCTACGCCTCCCGCCTCACCGTCCTCATCGCCCTCCGCATCTTCCCCCACCTCGACCGCGCCGCGTTCGTCGAGCTGGaggcgggcgcgccgccgctgcgcgtcCCCGACCCCGTCGGCGACTTCACCGTCACCGCCTTCGACGCCAACCACTGCCCAGGTCCGGCCgcgcgcctcccctcctcctcgtccccctCGCCGATTCGGATGGCTGCAACCGACCTCGTCGTGGCTCCTAGCAGGCGCCGTGATGTTCCTGTTCGAGGGCCCCTTCGGCGCCGTCCTCCACACCGGCGATTGCCGCCTCACCCCCGACTGCCTCAGCGCCCTGACGCCCCTCCTCGCCCGCCGCGTCGACTACCTCTTCCTCGACTGCACCTTCGCGCGGTGCCCCCTGCAGTTCCCCACCAAGGAGGACTCCATCCGCCAGGTGACCTCCTGCTTGGCACACATTGCGACCCGATTGGATTTGGAGCTCCTATCATCTGAATTTCTCACCCAACTGTTCTGATTGCAGGTGATCAATTGCATCTGGAAGCACCCTAACGCGCCGGTGGTCTACCTCGTGTGCGACATGCTGGGCCAGGAGGACGTCCTCATCGAGGTGTCCAAGGCGTTCGGGTCCAGGATATACGTCGACAGAGACAAGAATTCAGACTGCCACCAGACGCTCACGCACGTCGCGCCGGAgatcctcgccgccgacgacgccgcGCCCTCCACCCGCTTCCACGTGATCCCGTTCCCGCGGCTGTCGGAGCGGGCCGCGGAGATCCTCGCGCTGGCGCGCGCCAGGCAGCAGCCGGAGCCCCTCATCATCAGGCCGTCCTCGCAGTGGTACGCGTACTACGAGCCACCGGATGGGTCGGCGGACCGGAAGCCGGCGCTGACGGAGCCGATGCGGGATGAGCTTGGGGTCTGGCACGTCTGCCTGTCGATGCACTCGTCCAGGGAGGAGCTGGAGCAGGCGCTGGGGATCCTCAAGCCCAAATGGGTTGTCTCCACGACGCCTCCGTGCATGGCAATGGATCTGAGCTATGTCAAGAAGAACTGCTCCCTGTCCCGGTTTGGTCCTGATGATCCCATCTGGAAGTTGCTCGGGATACCTGATGGGATGGCTACTGGTACCCGCAAACAGCAGGCAGCGCTGGCGGTAGAAGCTGTAGGGAAGAGCGAGGAAGAGTTCAGTTCTTGTACTGATGACCGTGGCTCTGATGATGACAATCAGGTTGAGGCTGCAAAACCAACGCTGGTTGATTTTGAGATCAGAGTTGAGCCACCAGTGACGCTGTTCGGAAGCGCGAGGTTTGGATTAGTCCTGCACGAATCTGAAATGTGGGAACATGAGTATCAGAGTGTTGAGATGATTGATAATGTTGAACTTGAAGCCAAGGACCCTGTTACTGAAATGGGGCTGTGTAACAATAGCAAGCCTGGCCCTGATGACAGTGTTGACGTAATTGATTCAACTGAAGTTGCAACAAAGGAGCAGAATTCAGTCTCTGAATCTGAGCTGTTGAAGGACAGGAAGCCTGAATATGGAATTGAAGTAGTTGATCTGACTGAAAATGGAAGGAAGGAGCTGAGTTTGTGTGCAGATCCTGAACAGTGTATGGATGACAAAGGGAAAGGGGAAGCTGAATTGGTGGAAGCCCAAGAACAGAATCTGACTGTTCGTGCTGATTTACGGGAAGTTTGCCAGCATAAGGTGACCGATGAAAGTAAAAATAGAATCCAAGTGACTAAAGAGATCTCAACTGTGCATGTCACAGTTTCGGCTACAATCAACAAGGAGGCAACAGAGAATGAAGCAACTACATCAAAAACCGGAAAGAGCTCTGAAAGGGCGAGCGATCCTTCAACCACTGTTGGATCATCAAAGGTCCTTAATGCGAACCTGAGACGGCTGTACAGATCGATGAACGTGTCAGTGCCGCGGCCACTGCCGTCACTGGTTGAGCTCATGGGGGCCTCCAAGCGACCCAGAGTTTCCCAAACTGTGCAGCTGTAGGCTTGTAGCAGATTGATTATTTATTTCTATCGATTCAGATCCCTGCTGAACCTCTATTGCTAGTTAGCTACTTGAATTGTGGCTGAACAATTAGTTCAGATTGATTTGGTTCTAACAAAGAGGCAATTTTGCCATTTTCCAAAACAAAGTGGGAGGAAAAAAACTTTACATCGACATGTGTAAGCTTGCAGTAGACATGTGTAAACTTTACAGCAATGATGTACTTCACTGAAGAAACTCTTGTTCTGAATCCACATTTCCAGCAATTTCCTACACCGATGCTATTCACTGTGGTTTGTGGAAAACTGCATGTCTGTGACAGAATTGATATTACAGAATATAGATTAGCTTCCATTCACTCCAAGAGCCCAGATGTGAAAAATGGTGTGTATGATATGAAATTGGAAGTTGATTGATGCTTTGCTAATTGTGTGTCAGAAGCAGATTGCATTCCTGCAGGAAGAGGAAACACTCTTTCCTGAAACCTGCATAGTAAGTTTGCTCTGCTATTTGTCTTTGCATAATAATTATTCTATTGGGTGTTTTGCAAACTTGTGGAACAATTTGACTAAAAAAATGTGGACGCCTCAATGCCAAGTTGCCAACGATGGCACCAGGCACCAGCAAAAGGAACAACCGAGTCGCTTTTTTTTAATAGTTAGAACAATCGAGTCTCACCTGAAACTGAAACACTCCGATGGATATTTGCAGAAGAGTCCTTTGAGTCGGCGGCGAGTTCTACCTGCGGTACTACGTGGGGCACAAGGGCAAGTTCGGGCACGAGTTCCTCGAGTTCGAGTTCCGCCCCGACGGCAAGCTCCGCTACGCCAACAACTCCAACTACAAGAACGACACCATGATCCGCAAGGAGGTCTTCGTCTCCCCCTCCGTCCTCCGCGAGGCCAGGAGGATCATCCAGGAGTCCGATGTTAGTCCGATG carries:
- the LOC120711125 gene encoding protein artemis-like, yielding MPVEMPRGLPFAVDTWTPASALKRHRFLTHAHRDHLAGIAATSAVSASSPVYASRLTVLIALRIFPHLDRAAFVELEAGAPPLRVPDPVGDFTVTAFDANHCPGAVMFLFEGPFGAVLHTGDCRLTPDCLSALTPLLARRVDYLFLDCTFARCPLQFPTKEDSIRQVINCIWKHPNAPVVYLVCDMLGQEDVLIEVSKAFGSRIYVDRDKNSDCHQTLTHVAPEILAADDAAPSTRFHVIPFPRLSERAAEILALARARQQPEPLIIRPSSQWYAYYEPPDGSADRKPALTEPMRDELGVWHVCLSMHSSREELEQALGILKPKWVVSTTPPCMAMDLSYVKKNCSLSRFGPDDPIWKLLGIPDGMATGTRKQQAALAVEAVGKSEEEFSSCTDDRGSDDDNQVEAAKPTLVDFEIRVEPPVTLFGSARFGLVLHESEMWEHEYQSVEMIDNVELEAKDPVTEMGLCNNSKPGPDDSVDVIDSTEVATKEQNSVSESELLKDRKPEYGIEVVDLTENGRKELSLCADPEQCMDDKGKGEAELVEAQEQNLTVRADLREVCQHKVTDESKNRIQVTKEISTVHVTVSATINKEATENEATTSKTGKSSERASDPSTTVGSSKVLNANLRRLYRSMNVSVPRPLPSLVELMGASKRPRVSQTVQL